From the Terriglobales bacterium genome, the window GGTGAAGGCGATGCGGTGTTTCTTGTAATCGAAGTCGCCCTGGAAGTCGTCCAGCTCGGCGGCCAGGGCGAAGATGCGCTCGCGGGCAGCGACGCTCAGGGTGAAGGCGGCGCGGTAGGGCTCAGCCTCAGAGGCATCGGCAAAGAGCGGGCCGGTGGAGTGGTACTGGGCCCGTCCGGAGGCATCGACGGCGACCACGGCGTGCTGCGGCCGTGCCTGGGGAAAGTCCAGGGTGAAGGTGACGACCGGCGCAACGGCGGACGCGGCTCGAGGCGGCTGCTGAGCGACGGAGAGCAGCGTCATCGCCGCCAGCAGCAGGGGCAAGCCCAGGGCCAGAGAGAGCGGTGGCGTCCGCATGGCTCAGCGAGTCCCCGCCGGCGCCCGCTGCCGGTCGATGGTGGAGGCGGTGTGCAGGTGACAGATGGCGATGGCCAGGGCGTCGGCCACGTCGGGGGGCTGGGGCGCTTCCGCCAGCTCCAGCAGCAGCGCTACCATGCTGGCCACCTGGTGCTTCTCCGCCTTGCCGTAGCCGGTGACCGCGCTCTTGATGGCCAGGGGCGCGTATTCGGCCACGCGCAGGCCGTGCCAGGAGGCAGCCAGCATGGCCACCCCGCGCACCTGCCCCAGCTTGAGCGCCGACTTCACGTTGGCAGAGTAGAACACGTCCTCGATGGCGACCACCTCGGGCTGATGCTGGGCGATCACCTCGCCTAACTCCCGGAAGACCTTGGTCAGGCGCTCCGCCAGGGGTTCGCGCGCCGACATGCGGATGGCTCCGGAGCAGACGTGCCGCAGCTTGTGCCCTTCGCGCTGCTCCACGATGCCATAGCCGGTGATCTCGCCGCCGCAGTCG encodes:
- the ruvC gene encoding crossover junction endodeoxyribonuclease RuvC, whose product is MRVMGIDCGGEITGYGIVEQREGHKLRHVCSGAIRMSAREPLAERLTKVFRELGEVIAQHQPEVVAIEDVFYSANVKSALKLGQVRGVAMLAASWHGLRVAEYAPLAIKSAVTGYGKAEKHQVASMVALLLELAEAPQPPDVADALAIAICHLHTASTIDRQRAPAGTR